DNA sequence from the Glycine soja cultivar W05 chromosome 18, ASM419377v2, whole genome shotgun sequence genome:
CCGAATATTAGCCGTCCTGGTGACCAGAGCTTCTTCATCTACGTTCAGGATCAGTTGGTTGAAGACTGGGCAGACATTCTCGGTTGGAGCGATAAACGGAAGGGTGTCCCAGTGATAAGACAGTATGCAGTTTTCATGCCAGGGAATCAGCAGGAAACGGTTAATCTTTCACTGAAAATGCATCCTAACCCTAAAAGCTTGGCCAAGGACGCTCAAATAAACGCAATTGAACTCTTCAAAATCAACGGCCCAACAGGTAATCTCGCTGGACCTAACCCAGACTCTCATCTCGCTGAACTCTTCACTCAACATACTTTTATCCGCTGAAATTTCCACACATAACTCcagtttaagtaattttttccataagtattaatagaaaatagaaaaagtgtaaaacaaattaaatttctctttaaattTATCTCATAagtaacttaaaattaatttatacactaCAGTTTTCTCTtatctattttcttaaaattgatttgcataaattcattttcttttatgaaaattaaattatgttatactttattttcttgTCCTATTTGTTGAAAATTATGAATGAAGACAATACTTTCTGGACGTGTGGCAACATgtccaaaaatgaaaaacaatcaAAAGCAAGTACGTGTAGACCCCCGTCGTTTCATGCGCAGACTTAAGTCTTCAAATTGTTGGAATCACCATAAAAAATAGAAACGAACCATTCGGCTTTTTTTTAGCTATAGGGGGTAAAAAAATTCGGAATTTTCTATTTggagtatattttaaaaaattacttaaaattggatatttgaaataaaaagtcATAACACCTGCTAcgcctttttaatatttttattttcttaactgaagtcgtaaaaatatttacaacagtgtaaatataatttttttacgactttaaggtcgtaactttaaaaaaaaaaaatcaaagtcatattttttttaaaaaaaaaatcaatgttgtattttgttttacgactttaaagtcataaaattgtcttatttttttaaatttttttttgaggtaTACCACTTCAAAGTCGtaacctccctttttttttttaaaatgttgtttTACTATTTGtaacttgtttttaatttgttaatcatttttttcgtaattttttttaatttaataatatttatgattttatttttttaaaataaaaaagttaaaaatatatatttaaatatataataaataatattaagttgattttattagtatatttttggtgataatattaagttaatatagtttactttaaatattttttatttaaagtttaaataatctatcaataaaaatacattaaaaaaattgaaagactttaaattaaaaattgattatatttaaataaaaattacatatttgttAAAGTAATAATGAGACGATGTCCAACAATGAGTTCGTCTAGATATGCGTTTGGGTCTCTCATCTTGTTGGACTGGATTTGTCTGTGTTTGTTGTCCTCTCGGTCTACGACCTCTACCTCTTCTTGTTATAGGATGCTGACGCGTAATTGTCTGTTGTTGTTGAGGAACATGATGACCACTGttgtcatcatcatcaacaccatcaccatcatcatcgTCATCGTTGTTATCGTTGTTATCCTCATCCTCATCTTTGTGACTCATGTCACATATTTGAGTAGGTAATGACGGACGATAACAAGAACTCGATGGTGCAAGATTATATGCAGATGGTGAAGTGTTGAAAGTGGTGGCAAACATTTGTGAGGAGCCATAAAaaacatttgaggtagaaggGACTTGAAATGAGTATTGAGGTATATATGATGAGAACCCTAGTGGTTGAATTATATTTACACTGAAGTCGTaaattttacaactttaaagtcataaaaataaattatatttacactGAAGTCGTAAATTTTACgacttcagttaaaaaaataaaaaaattaaaaagtcatAACAGGTGTTACGATTTCTCATTCAAGAAGTTGTAGCAACTATTGTAGATACGATTTCTCATTCCAGAAGTTCCAGGTGTTACGACTTATCCcgttttagataattttttgaaatatatccccaaatgaaaaattgtaaattttttttatccgggATTGATAAAAAAGCCCGAACCATTCTACACTACTAACATAAAATCTTGACAAATGTATTCTTTGGTTGATTTATGCTGTTTGAGCTCTCTATTAATTTCTTCTTCACCCCTGTCACCTCACTTGACCTTGTCAATTTTCTATCGGCTCTAGTGTGGCCAGAAGATGATAAAAGCTGAATAGTAGGTTCTATAAATGACAAAATGATGAAGTTGAAAGAAAAGCATATGACTGGACCTATGGTGGCATCCTTTTGCAGGCAAATAAATATTTcgtataattttattcaagtcTTTTTGGCAAGTCGtcgcctttttttttatagtcagatatttaagttttcattttcctatttgttaaatttaaattctgcACATAAggccaatatatattttttctgtgGCTGAAATTTATACATAAGTACTgtttaaataaacattttaataagtatttatagaagaacaaaataaataaataaaatattttttctcataaattaaaatgaaattatatatactttaatttttattaaaattttctcatctaatttatctaaaaattgaagtacataaattataaaaaaaattaagtaattttatactttattttcttgTCTTCAAATTACTTTGTGGAGAAGTTTATGAAAGAAGACCATACTGCATTGACCTGTCGTAGCAgccattccaaaaaaaaaagaaaaaggaaaaagaatcaaaagcAAGTGTACGTACACTACTTGTAGACCATACTACATGTAGGTCTCGTGGCTCCTTGCGCAAACTTGAAGTCTTCTCCTAGCTAGCCAGCTAAGATAATACTACTACtttgaataattaataatttgaaaattcctTGCGTAGACTTTGAAGTCTTcccttatattttattataattaaaatgtatcccaacacattttcttaaaaatacttGATAACCGTATTTCCATGTTATATTTCTATGaataacattttttgaaaatctAATAACTATTGAAATAAGTGATGAAGtatatatttcttaataaaatgataaatggtTGAATCCTCATTAATATTtggatatgaaataaattattttataagaaaaatattcaatttactcataattttttgacaaaaataagttattactttttgttaagggctatttcatattaatattataattaacaaaaaaaatatttttaaaatattagaagattttatgaaataaacatTCTCTAAAATATAGTATTGGCTTGGCCCATGCTACGATGGTACTACTAGTGATGACCTTTAGGATGTCGCTAGTTTCTTGCAACTAGatcatgactttttttttagtgtaataagaaaagaaatgttCAAATATTGAATCTGTCCACGAGTTATCATTTGAAAGAAAAGCATGTGACTAAGcgcatatttaaattaaactttgTAAGCTTTAAGTTTGAGTTAAACTTAAGGTTGTAAACTGAATTCGTAAAACAGCAAAAATAACCCAAGTCTTCCGATCcttttataaaattgagtttCAAGATAAAAATTTCATTACAAACATACTTTTGGACATAACCAAACATGttattaaaatgagtttattatccaaaattatatttagcaTCTAAAAATACCTTTTCAACTTATAACCAAATATGCTCTAAATGAATGGGCACATTCCTTTCAGGGcaaataaatgttttataattttatccaaGTCTTTTTTGCACGTCTTCGCCTTTGTTTTTCTGGACACTGAGACATTTATGTTCCTTTTCATTTTcctatttgtaaaataatttaaattatacacACAAGGGCACGAGgccaacatatatttttattgagtttAACGGTGATAGACCGatgatattaaataattttatatgattatttaatgactaattattattaatataacttttataataaatttataaaagacaATAAACTTAAGGATGATTCAACCTGAGTTTCAATCATGTGATATGGTAAAGggaaaagtttgttgaacatATATTGGGGGCACAGAGAGAAGAAatatacactactagaaaagcaAATAAATGTTGGCTTCCTGTATAGGTTTCGTATCTTTCTTTATGCAGCTGTGTGCTTGTATAATTTaagaaatatacatatatattttggcCATGGCTACAATTTCCACACCTAGCATTGAGTCGGTAGTGCCATGTGTAGACTTGAAATCTCCCACTTGCTTAACGAAAATAGACACCAACTGATAGCTCAGGGAATAACACAGCAAGTCAAGAGGAGGATTCTACAGTAGCAACAACAGGGGTAAACAAAGCAAACAATGAGGTGCAAACAGAGAGCAGAGCTAAAAGGAAGATTATGAGGCCCACGTACCTAAAAGACTTCATCTAAAATCCTGCAATCGTGTGAAGAAGGATCTGGAAACGCTGAAGGATTCGGTGCTAGGAAATTAGGGAGCAAGAATAACAAATTGTGATATCCTGAATTCACAAAAGACAAATTCCGTTAGGAGGGTATCAGTATAAATATAATGTAATAACAGCACCAGAATTATCAATGAAAAATAGCAAGTTTTCTCCCTATCTTAGTCTTTTGGAGGAGCTGGTACCCTCGAAACCAGTATTCTAAATTCTGCACTTATCATCTTGGTGCTCTCGTTGCTGCCTCCATGGCCGATTCCTCCCCCACTCTTGAAGATGCCATTCGCAAATTAACCGCACATCAGCTCTCCCTTGGAGAGACTCTACAAGCCATGACCCTCAAGCTTGATGATCTCCTCCATCGTCTTCCACCCACCCTGACCGAAACACCCATTTCTTCTGCTCCTCCATCTTCTGCACCTTCCCCTGCTCAGCACACCAGTCACAAAATACAGTTAGATGTACCTCGTTTTGACGGTACTGATCCATTGGGCTGGATCTTCAAAATTACTCAATTCTTTGAGTATCATCGTACACCGGAGAACGAAAGGCTTACCGTAGCTTCATTTTACATGGATGGCCGTGCTCTCTCCTGGTATCAGTGGATGGCCGGCAACGGCCAATTCACTTCGTGGCCGGTTTTCCTCCAGGCCCTTCAGACGCGTTTCGCTCCTTCGCAGTACGAAGACCCCACCGGCACCCTGTTTAAATTAACCCAGCACGGTACGGTGGCTGACTACCTAGCCACCTTTGAGGATCTCGCCAATCGGACAATTGGACTGCCCACCCCCTTTCTCCTCAGCTGTTTCATCTCAGGCCTAAGCCCCGATATCCGCCGTGAGGTTCAGGCTCATCAGCCTTTAACCCTCGTCCAGGCGGCCGGCTTAGCGCGCCTCCAGGAAGAGAAGCTCCTGGACGCCCGCCCTCCGCCGCGTCCTCGGTCCTCCACAATCCCACCCTCTCCCCATTTGACTCACCCCTCCCCTTCCCTGACCCAACCTCCACCCCTCAGGACCATCACCCCACCCCGTTCCCCCCTCCTTCCCTCCTCAGCTCGACCCCCACCCCCTACCGTCCGCCGTTTATCCCAGGAAGAGATAGCCTCACGCAGGGAGCGTGGGCTCTGCTTCAATTGCGATGAACGATATCATCGCGGCCACCGCTGCACCTCCCGAGCCTTCCTCCTCATCTCTGAAGAAGAGGACCCTAATTCCCCTTTTATACACCCACCCGACCCACGACCCGAAACACAAACACTAACCCCTCCTGACCCGCTTGACCCATACCCGGCCCAAATCAGCTTCAATTCATTGGCCGGGAATGTCGCACCCGAAACGCTCCGGTTCATGGGCACCGTCGACGGCCACCCCGTTGTCCTGTTGGTAGACGGCGGCAGCACGCATAACTTTATCCAACATCACCTCGTCTCTCAATTGGGCCTCGCGACTCGTAGCACGACTCCATTACGGGTCTTGGTGGGCAATGGACAGCAGCTTGAGTGCAATTCGTTATGTGAAGGCCTTCTCATCACCATTCAGGCTACTCAGTTCATGGTAGACTTACATGTTCTTCCAATCGCAGGGGCCAACATCGTTCTCGGGGTGCAGTGGTTGAAGTCCCTGGGCCCCGTGTTGACAGATTACAATTCATTATGCATGAAGTTCTTCCATGAAGGGCAATTTGTTGATCTTAAAGGAGACACAGAGATGACCCTGACCTCTTTATCTTCATCTCAGTTTCACAGACTCGTTCATCGTCAACCCAATGGTCTGTTCTTTCATGTGGCCGTCCTCCCGGACGATGCTTCTTCCGTTACCAACATACCCACTAATCCTCTCTTACAAGCTCTTCTCGATAGATTTTGCCCTCTGTTTCAACCTCCTGACCACCTTCCACCAGCCCGAGCCACCGACCACCGCATTCACCTCGTTCCCCAAGCTTCTCCGGTCAATGTGCGCCCCTATCGTTACCCTCATTTCCAGAAACAGGAAATTGAGGCTCAGGTTGAACTAATGCTTCAGAAAGGGCTTATCCAACCGAGCACAAGCCCTTTCTCCTCTCCCGTTCTGTTGGTCAGGAAGCACGATGGCTCCTGGAGATTCTGTGTGGACTACCGCGCATTGAATGCTCTGACCATTAAGGACCGTTTCCCCATTCCCACCATTGACGAGCTCCTCGATGAGCTAGGGGGTGCACGCTGTTTCTCGAAATTGGATCTTCTTCAGGGGTACCACCAGATACGCATGCACGCCGGCGACATTCCGAAAACTGCATTCCGAACTCACCACGGCCATTATGAGTTCCGGGTTATGCCATTTGGATTGTGCAATGCTCCCTCATCTTTCCAGGCCACCATGAACTCCCTGTTCCAACCATACCTTCGTCGCTTCGTTATCGTCTTCTTCGACGATATACTGATTTACAGCGCCTCCATTGAAGAACATCTCACTCACTTGGAAGCTGCCTTCCAGGTATTGCTTGACCATCAATTCGTACTTAAACTTTCTAAGTGCTTCTTTGTGCAATCCCAGGTTGAATATCTTGGTCACTTAGTTTCACACGAGGGGGTTCAACCCGTTGCTTCCAAAATTGAAGCTATTCGACAATGGCCGGTACCTCACACAATCAGAGCTGTCCGTAGCTTCCTGGGCCTTGCAGGATTCTACAGAAAATTCATTAAGGGGTACGCTTCTATCGCAGCCCCTTTGGTGCAGTTGACCACTTTGACCAAATTTCAATGGACCACTAAGGCACAGCTAGCCTTTGACCATTTGAAGAAGGCTTTATCAGAGGCACCAGTATTGGCCCTGCCGGATTTCACTTTACCGTTCACACTTGAAACGGATGCGTCGGGGGTAGGCATGGGTGCGGTATTATCTCAAAAGGGGCACCCTATTGCCTTTTTCAGTAAACCGTTTACGGCCAAGCTCCTCACCGCTTCCACTTACGTACGTGAGTTGTTTGCTATCACTACGGCGGTGAAGAGGTGGCGTCAGTATTTACTTGGGCATCGTTTCCTGATCATCACGGATCATAGGAGTCTCAAAGAATTGCTTACACAGGCCATTCAAACCCCTGAACAGCATACTTATCTCGCAAGGTTGATGGGGTACGATTACCAGATCATTTACCGTTCCGGTGTCCAAAATCGAGCTGCGGATGCCTTATCTCGACTTCCGGAAACAGCTTCTTCCTCCTTGATGACTCTTTCTGTACCTTGCCTCACTTTCATCTCCGAATTGCGGCAACAGTTAGAAGCTCATCCTGCTTATGTGGCCCACCGCAAAACCATCAGGGACTCTCCTGCAGCTCACCCTCATTTCACCATCAGTAATGATCTGGTTCTTCATAAGAAAAGGATTTGGTTACCCCGAGAATTTCAGATGATCCCCACTCTACTAACAGAGTACCATTGTACTCCGACAGGGGGCCACATGGGAATTGCTAAGACGTTGGCTCGTGTCACTGAAAATTTCTACTGGCCTGGTATTCGAGAGGATGTGATTCGCCACGTGTCTCAATGCATTCATTGTCAACAGACTAAGTATGAAACTAAGAAGAGCGCCGGATTACTTTGCCCCTTGCCGGTACCTTATCGTCCTTGGGAAGACCTTTCCTTGGACTTTATCCTTGGCCTTCCATCGTACCATGGTAACACAGTGATCTTGGTTGTGGTGGATCGCTTTTCAAAAGGGATTCATCTAGGGATGTTGCCTACGTCACACACGGCGCATACGGTGGCCACCTTATTCATGGAGATTGTCGGAAAGATACACGGTTTGCCACGCAGTTTGGTCTCTGACCGAGATCCCTTGTTCGTAAGCAAATTTTGGCAGGAATTGTTCCGGTACAGCGGCACTCAGCTTCGGATGAGCTCCGCCTATCACCCCCAGAGTGATGGGCAGACGGAGGTTATGAACAGAGTCGTGGAACAGTACCTTAGAGCTTTCGTGAACGACAAACCAAAGTCATGGGGGAAGCTTCTTTTGTGGGTGGAATGGTCCCACAATACGTCATGGAACGCGGCCACCGGAGCTACACCGTACGAGATCACTTTCGGGCGACAACCCTTCAATTTTCCCGATTACTTGACAGGATCTTCCAAATTGGATGCAGTGGAGGATATGCTCACTAATCGGGAGGAAACCTTCAAGATCATCAGGAAGAAGCTACTCAAAGCTCAAGCCACAATGAAGAAAGTTGCAGATGCTAAGCGCCGAGAAGAAGAGTATCAAGTGGGGGACTGGGTGCTCGTGAAACTCCGACCCCGCAGACAATTTTCAGCCAAGGACACAATGGATACGCGAGGGAAATTGGCAAAACGCTATTTTGGACCATTCAAGGTGATCGAACGAATCGGTCCTGTGGCATATCGCCTGCAATTGCCCGACACAGCTCGCATACACCCTGTTTTCCATTGTTCTTTGCTAAAGAGATTCCAAGGGAGTCCGGCGTCCCCGAATATTGGTGAAACAGCTCCATTACCgactcaatttcttcaaaaccaaCCTCTCATCTCACCTTTGGCCATATTGAGTTATCGCAAAGCATCCCCTACAGGCCCTTGGGAGGTATTGGTGCAATGGGAAGGTCTCTCTCCCGATGAGACTTCTTGGGAGGATTGGGAGAGCTTACGAAAGGAATATCACCTTGAGGGCAAGGTGATTTTGCAAGGGCCACCGGATGATAGCTCAGGGAATAACACAGCAAGTCAAGAGGAGGATTCTACAGTAGCAACAACAGGGGTAAACAAAGCAAACAATGAGGTGCAAACAGAGAGCAGAGCTAAAAGGAAGATTATGAGGCCCACGTACCTAAAAGACTTCATCTAAAATCCTGCAATCGTGTGAAGAAGGATCTGGAAACGCTGAAGGATTCGGTGCTAGGAAATTAGGGAGCAAGAATAACAAATTGTGATATCCTGAATTCACAAAAGACAAATTCCGTTAGGAGGGTATCAGTATAAATATAATGTAATAACAGCACCAGAATTATCAATGAAAAATAGCAAGTTTTCTCCCTATCTTAGTCTTTTGGAGGAGCTGGTACCCTCGAAACCAGTATTCTAAATTCTGCACTTATCACCAACTGCCCAACCTTTATAAGTATATTCATTCGTTGATCGTGTTTGAGCTCCATGTTTTTCGCTAATGTGTGCTGCTTCCATTGCATTAGCCATATCGATGGACACAAATTGCATACGAATTGCTTTAGGAACAATCCTCCTCATATTGCCGTGTCTCCCTTTCCTCTCCATAGCAGAGGTTATTTATCCTCCCCTTGAGCTCTTCAGCATCAGCTGTGGATCATCCACCAACTTCACACTCGATGGTCGGAACTGGATTGGAGACAACAACAGTAAACTCCTCTCCGAAAGCCAGGGCTCAGTTGCTGCTCCTCCAAACACACCAACAACAATACAGGGCCCTTACACTTATGCTCGTCTCTCTCACTCAAAATTCACCTACTCCTTCTCTCTCAAAGCAGGCCCAAAATTTGTTCGCCTCTTCTTCTACTCAGTTTCATACCAAAGCTTTGATCGCACCAAAGCCTGTTTCTCAGTCACAGCTGGCCCATACACCCTCCTTCGAGATTTCGATGCTTCCCTCAATGCCGCTGCTGATGACGACCCCGGCCAGCCCGACATCTTGTTCAGAGAGTATTGCATCAACCTTGAAGATGGTCACAAGCAGCTCAACATAACGTTCATTCCAAGCAAAACAGCTCAACATCCATATTCGTACGCTTTCATCAATGGAATCGAGATTGTTTCAATGCCCCCTTTTCTCTACTACACCAATCCTCACGACTACGCTCGAGTGCCGCAAATTGTTGGCACACTATCCCAATATCATATTGAAAACAGCTTAGCTCTGGAGACTATCTACCGGTTAAACGTCGCAGGAAATGACATCACCGCCTCAAGAGACACAGGTATGCTCAGAACCTGGAAAGTCGATGACAACTACCTAACTACTCAAAGTGCACCATCTGTTGATTTTGGGCGTATAACTAAGCTGAGCTTCAATATGACTCAAAACTACACGGCACCAGACGAAGTGTACCGAACCGTAAGGAACATGGGAATGGGCTCTATGAACATGAGATTCAACCTCACATGGCAGCTTCCTGTTGATTCTGGCTTCACCTACTTGCTAAGGTTACACTTTTGCCAGCTTGACCCGCAAGTTCGCCTGGCTGGTGACCTGATGTTCTTCATCTACATAGAGGATCAGTTGGTTACCAATTGGGCAGATGTTCTCTTATGGACCTATAACCAGAAGGGTGTCCCAGTGGTTAGAGACTATGTAGTTTCCATCCCGGTGAATCAGAAGAAACCAAATCTTTCACTGAAACTGCATCCTCACCCTCAAAGCAACATCAAGGACGCACAACTAAACGCCCTTGAACTCTTCAAAATTAACGAATCAACAGGTAATCTTGCCGGACCGAACCCAGACCCTCCTCAACAAACCCCCAAGGCTCCTGTTGAAAactcaaaaaagaaaagcagCTGCACCACAAGAACTCTTGCCGCCGTCGCAGGTGCAGTTTCCGGTGTCGTTTGGGTCTCCCTTGTTGTCGCTTTCTTCCTCATCAAACGCAAGAAGAACGTCGCCATTGACAAGTGTTCCAACCAAAACGACGGAAGCTCTCATGGCGATGGCTCATCATCGCTACCAACCAACCTCTGCCGCCACTTCTCAATCGAAGAAATCAGAGCCGCCACCAACAACTTCGATGAACTCTTCATCGTTGGCACGGGAGGCTTCGGCAACGTGTACAAAGGCTACATCGAGGACAGTTCAACACCCGTCGCAATCAAAAGGCTCAAACCGGGTTCTCGGCAAGGTGTGGATGAGTTCGTGACCGAGATCGAAATGCTTTCTCAACTTCGTCATCTAAATCTCGTTTCCCTCCTCGGTTACTGTTATGAGAGCAATGAGATGATACTTGTTTACGAATTCATGGATCACGGAGCTCTCCGTGACCATCTCTACGACACTGATAACCCGTCTTTGTCGTGGAAGCAAAGACTTCATATATGTATAGGTGTTGCACGAGGACTGAATTATCTACATACAGGTGTGAAGCACATGATTATTCACCGTGACGTGAAGAGCACCAATATCTTGTTGGATGCAAAATGGGCGGCCAAGGTTTCAGACTTTGGGTTATCCCGAATTGGGCCCACAGGTATTTCGATGACCCATGTGAACACTGGGGTGAAAGGTAGCATTGGATATTTAGACCCCGAGTATTACAAACGACTACGTTTGACGGAGAAGTCTGACGTGTACTCCTTTGGGGTGGTGCTCTTGGAGGTATTATCTGGGAGGCAGCCTTTGCTCCATTGGGAGGAGAAGCAACGCATGTCACTTGTTAAATGGGCGAAGCATTGCTATGAGAAGGGAACTCTGAGTAGGATTGTGGATGCAGAACTCAAGGGCCAGATAGCACCTGTGTGTTTGCGCAAATTTGGTGACGTTGCCCTAAGCTGTTTGCTTGAGGATGGGACTCAGAGGCCCTCCATGAAGGACGTTGTTGGGATGCTGGAGTTGGTTCTACAGCTTCAGGATAGTGCTGCTAATGATGGAGTCATGGAGAGTGGCAGGGATTATGAAGATAGTGAGGACGTGTTTGGCAGTAGCCATAGTAGTGTACATGTTTCAGATTATAGTAAGAGCACTGGATTGAGCACCACAAGCGAAGGAGATCGCAGCTATGGGAGCAAGGAATCTTTTGTGTTAATCTCGAATGATGTTTTCTCTGAGATTAAGGATCCAAAAGGACGATGATGTTGGAGAAGTATTCAAGTACAGCACGAGTACGTAGTGTGATTTTAGtacaaattaaaatgatttaattatactttttaatgaattaaattattataagaattaactgatcgaaaaaaaaatgcagctgttatattataatattaacgCTAAGTGTACTTTTACAATTTGTCTTTTCTCCCTTCAATAAATATTATGCATGTCTATGATAAATTTGCCTACAATTTTGGTTCTGACCCAAACATTTTTCCTTCAAGACAAATGCTTTCCAGCTAGATACTTGCTCCTTAGACCAGCACTATTTTATCACTTGAGAAAAACTTCTATCTTCCAGCCAGTAGTTATTAAACTTTAAACGACCCCAATTAGAACAGTACGTCACATATAATAACTGGGCAGTGATATCATATATTAATTCCTTTGAAGAGCCCATTGCGCCAAAATATATATCCCAGGTTTTCTAAGTCTTGAAATTGCTAAGCCATCCCATCTTTGCCATGTGAATTTTCTTCTAACAAAGGAAGATTGTTGAGCGccaaataaaattgttaaactGCCGCATTGATGTTTCTATACATATCTATTAAGGATCCTTTTAAATCCACCCAATACACATCATTCGCCACTGCCTATGCC
Encoded proteins:
- the LOC114396670 gene encoding receptor-like protein kinase FERONIA encodes the protein MCAASIALAISMDTNCIRIALGTILLILPCLPFLSIAEVIYPPLELFSISCGSSTNFTLDGRNWIGDNNSKLLSESQGSVAAPPNTPTTIQGPYTYARLSHSKFTYSFSLKAGPKFVRLFFYSVSYQSFDRTKACFSVTAGPYTLLRDFDASLNAAADDDPGQPDILFREYCINLEDGHKQLNITFIPSKTAQHPYSYAFINGIEIVSMPPFLYYTNPHDYARVPQIVGTLSQYHIENSLALETIYRLNVAGNDITASRDTGMLRTWKVDDNYLTTQSAPSVDFGRITKLSFNMTQNYTAPDEVYRTVRNMGMGSMNMRFNLTWQLPVDSGFTYLLRLHFCQLDPQVRLAGDLMFFIYIEDQLVTNWADVLLWTYNQKGVPVVRDYVVSIPVNQKKPNLSLKLHPHPQSNIKDAQLNALELFKINESTGNLAGPNPDPPQQTPKAPVENSKKKSSCTTRTLAAVAGAVSGVVWVSLVVAFFLIKRKKNVAIDKCSNQNDGSSHGDGSSSLPTNLCRHFSIEEIRAATNNFDELFIVGTGGFGNVYKGYIEDSSTPVAIKRLKPGSRQGVDEFVTEIEMLSQLRHLNLVSLLGYCYESNEMILVYEFMDHGALRDHLYDTDNPSLSWKQRLHICIGVARGLNYLHTGVKHMIIHRDVKSTNILLDAKWAAKVSDFGLSRIGPTGISMTHVNTGVKGSIGYLDPEYYKRLRLTEKSDVYSFGVVLLEVLSGRQPLLHWEEKSEVYSFGVMLLEVLSGRHPLLHWEEKQRMSLANWAKHCYEKGTLSEIVDSELKGQIKPQCLNKFSEVALSCLLEDGTQRPSMKDIVGVLEFVLQFQDSAVNYEDSSSHSTVPLSDCSENTGSSTTSDGDRSNGRMESFVLIPDDVFSETKNPKGR